Genomic window (Pseudomonas sp. MM211):
AACCGCCTTCCGGCGCCTTGGCCTTGATGTAGCCGCCTTCGACATCGATGGTCGCGCCCATGGCTTCCAGACCGCGGATGTGCAGGTCGACCGGGCGCGAGCCGATGGCGCAACCACCAGGCAACGCCACTTCGGCCTCACCGAAACGGGCGACCATTGGGCCGAGCACCAGAATCGAAGCGCGCATGGTCTTCACCAGCTCGTACGGCGCGACTAGGGTCTTCATGGTACGCGCGTCGACTTCGACGCTGAGCTTCTCGTCGATGATCGGTTCGATACCCATGCGGCCGAACAGCTCGATCATCGTGGTGATGTCGTGCAGGTGCGGCAGATTGCAGATGGTCACCGGCGCGTTGCCGAGCAGGGTCGCAGCCAGAATCGGCAGTGCGGAATTCTTGGCACCGGAAATGCGGATCTCGCCGTCGAGACGCACGCCGCCAGTAATGCTTAATTTATCCATAGCTAACTCGTCGTCTCAGGAGCGCGCGGCCCAATCGGCACGGCTGAAGAATTTCATGCTCACGGCGTGGATGCTGCCATCGGCGATCCAGGGATTGAGGTGAGCGTAAATTTGCTGCTGGCGCTTGACCGGGCTAAGGCTGGCCAGCTCGTCGCTGATCAGATTGAGCTGGAAGTTGCAGCCTTCGCCGTCGACCTCTACCTGAACCTCCGGCAGTTTGGTCTCCAAGAAACTTTTTACCTCAAGGGCCTGCATGCTCAACCTCGATCAACGTATTCAATAAGCGTGAACGTCGCATGGCGACATCTGTTTACAGCGTCCGGGCCAGCAACTGCGGGGATGGTCAGGCAGCAACGCTGCTGGCTGCACGATCCGCCAGCGGCACTCGGCACGGGCCTGTAGACATGGGGCCGGCATCATAACAAAAAATTGCCAGAAGCAATTCTCGGTATCGAGCTGCGGCGCCAGAAGGTAATCACCGCGGCGTATTGAATGCCTTAGGCTTCCAGGGGAAGCACGTGGTGCAGCTCGCACACCTTGGCGATCCCATTCATGTCTTGGGGCAGGCCGCGAATGCTCAACACTTTGTCAGCAGCTTGAGCATCGCGGGTATAGGCAAGCAGCAGAGACAAACCGACACTGCTGGACTTCTCCACCGCCGAACAATCGATCACGCAGGCACTTGCCTGGGTGGCCTGGATCAGCCGACCGCCCTGCTCACGCAGGGCCGGACCACTCTGATAATCGAGGACGCCGGAGAGCGCGAGAACGCCCGGCGCCTGTTCGACGATGGCCGCTGAACTCACGACGCCCCCCGGGCCTGACGGGCGCGGGCAACGGTGTCTGCCCAGCTGTCGATGACCTTGTCGAGATCGTTGCGGTTGTTCTGCATGGACTGCGCGAACTGATCGCGGAACAGCTTGCCAACGTTGATGCCGTTGATCACCACGTTACGCAGCTTCCAGGTTCCGTCCATGGCAACCATGGTGTACGACAGCGGATAGACCGTGCCCTTACCATCGCGGATTTCCATGTTGACCGAGGTACGCTGTGGATCCTGCTTGCCAGTGGCCGGCAGCACACGGATGTCCTGATTGTTGTACTCGAGCAACGCGTTGCCATAGAACTGCATCAGGCTGCGCTTGAAGTTCTCCTGGAAGCGGGTCATCTGCTCGGGCGTGGCTTCACGCGAATAGCGCACCGTCATGACACTGCGGGCAACGCCATCGACATCCACGACCGGGCCGAGAATCTCGTTGAGCGAGTTGTAGAAGGCATCAGGATTGCTGCGGTACTGCTCCTTGTTGGCCTTGAGGTCGGCCAAGAGGGTCTGCGTGGTTTCCTGCACCACTTCATGGGCAGCAGGCGCAGCCACTGCCAGCAAGGGTAGCGCGGCCAGCAAAGCGACAACGCTGTTACGCATGGTCTTGATCATCATCGGGTACCTCATTGGCTGTCCTGATCTCTGTTGACCGAATTGAGCAGAAATTTGCCAATCAGATCCTCAAGCACCAGAGAAGACTGGGTGTCATGAATGGTTCCGCCATCGGCCAGCAACTCCTCGTCGCCACCGACACTGATCCCCACGTACTTTTCACCGAGCAAGCCTGCAGTGAGAATCGACGCGGTAGAGTCCAACGGAAGATTGTCGACACTGCCGTCGAGTTCCATCGTTACGCGCCCGGTGTAGCTGTCACGATCCAGATCGATCGCAGTGACACGGCCGATGCTCACACCTGCCATGGTCACCTTGGCGCGCATGGTAAGGCCGGCGATATTTTCGAAGTGTGCGTAGACCTTGTAAGTGTCAACGGCATTGCCTGGCGCCAGGCCACTGACACGCAGAGCCAGCAACAACAAGGCCAGCAAGCCAGCCAGAAGGAACAGGCCGACACCGATTTCCATCGAGCGGTTTTGCATCAGAAATCTCCAAACATCAAAGCGGTCAGAATGAAGTCCAGCCCCAATACGGCCAGCGAGGCGTACACCACCGTTCGGGTGGTCGCGCGGCTGATACCTTCCGAGGTCGGTTCGCAGTCGTAACCCTGGAACACCGCGATCCAGGTGACGACGAAGGCGAACACCAGGCTTTTGATTATCCCGTTGAGCACGTCTTCGCGGAACGAAACACTGTTTTGCATATTGGCCCAGAATGAGCCCTCGTAAACGCCCAGCCAGTCGACGGCGACCATCGCGCCACCCCAGATACCAACCACGCTGAAAATCATCGTCAGCAGCGGCATGGAGATGAAGCCGGCCCACAGCCGCGGTGCGACGATGTGCTTGAGCGGATCGACACCGATCATTGCCAGGCTCGACAGCTGCTCGGTGGACTTCATATTGCCGATCTCAGCCGTCAGCGCGGAACCCGCGCGGCCGGCGAACAGCAGCGCAGTGACCACTGGCCCCAGTTCACGTAGCAGCGTCAGGGCGACCATCTGCCCGACCGCCTGCTCGGAACCGTATTTGGCGAGAATGCTGAACCCCTGCAGCGACAGCACCATGCCGATAAACAAGCCGGAAACCACAATAATCGCCAGCGAAAGCACGCCCACCGAATACAGCTGCTTGATCAACAACTGCAGCGAATTACCTGACGTACCCCGCCCGAACAGCGCGCGTAGCAGAAAGATCGTCGAACGCCCCAGCGTGGCAACCACGTCGATGCCCGCACGCCCGAACAGGCGCACGCGCTCGAGTGAAGATGTCCTGCGCATCAGCGCCTCCCCAGTAGATCGTCGTGGTAACTCGGCGCTTGAAAATGGAAGGGAACCGGCCCGTCCGGCGTTCCCTGCATGAACTGCCGTACCCGCGGATTCTCAGAGTCGCGCAGCTCGGCGGGTGTTCCCTGCCCCAGCACTTGGCTGTCGCCGACTATATAAATGTAATCGGCGATGCTCGCTGTCTCCGCCAGATCGTGGGACACCACGATACTGGTGATGCCCAACGCATCGTTGAGCAAACGGATCAGGCGCACCAGCACGCCCATGGCAATTGGATCCTGCCCCACGAACGGCTCGTCATACATCAGTATCTGTGGATCCAGAGCAATTGCCCGAGCTAACGCAACGCGCCGCTTCATACCGCCGGAGAGCTCATCGGGCATCAACTCGATGGCGCCACGCAAGCCAACCGCCTGCAGCTTCATCAGAACAATGTCACGAATCATTTCTTCGGGCAGTCGAGTGTGTACACGCAGAGGAAATGCCACATTCTCGAACACATCCAGATCGGTAAACAGCGCACCACTCTGGAACAGCACGCCCATTTGCTTGCGCATGTCGAACAGCTCACTGCGCGACAGATCAGGCAGATTCAGGCCATTGACGTGGATTTGGCCGCTACTGGGCCGCAGCTCGGCCGCGATCAGCCGTAACAGCGTGGTTTTACCGCAGCCAGAGGGCCCCATGATCCCAGTAACCTTGCCCCGCGGGATGCATATGTCGACGTTCTTGAAGATGTGACGCTCGCCGCGCTGAAAACTTACGTTTTTAAGCTCGACCGCATACTGATTTTCGGCGCTCATCGGAACTCCATTACGTACTGCCTTCCTAATCTGACGCCCCGCATCGGAATAAGGACACGATGATCAGCCACACGGGCCCCAAAATGGTTGCGGACTATAGCATTTGCCCAATAGCCCACCAAAGCTGAGAACCCACGACGTTCAGGCTTGTGACAGCTTTGCCATTTCGCAGCCACGCCATGGATGATGAGTCGCGGAGTCTTTCCCGCTATAATCCCTGTCTTTTTCGTACAGCAGCCCAAGCAGAGCATGAACCAGACCCGCGACCTGATTGATTCCGCACAGCGCACCATCCGTCTAGAGATCGAGGCGGTACAAGAGCTGCTGCCCCGTATTGACGCTGACTTCGTCAAGGCGTGCGAGCTGATTCTCGCCAGCAAGGGCCGTGTGGTGGTGGTCGGGATGGGAAAATCCGGGCATATCGGCAACAAGATTGCCGCGACCCTGGCCAGCACCGGCACTACCGCTTTCTTCGTGCACCCTGCTGAAGCCAGCCATGGCGACATGGGCATGATCACCCGTGACGACGTCGTCCTGGCCCTGTCCAACTCAGGCTCCACGGCCGAAATCGTGACCTTGCTGCCGCTGATCAAGCGCCTCGGCATCACCCTGATCAGCATGACCGGCAACCCCGAGTCGCCGCTCTCGAAGGCTGCCGAAGTCAACCTCGACACCCGCGTAGCCAAGGAAGCGTGCCCACTCAACTTGGCGCCGACCTCCTCCACCACCGCCTCCCTGGTACTGGGCGACGCCTTGGCCATCGCGCTGCTGGAAGCCCGCGGTTTCACTGCCGAAGACTTCGCCTTCTCCCATCCCGGTGGCGCCCTGGGTCGTCGCCTGCTGCTCAAAGTCGAGAACGTCATGCACGCTGGCGACAGCCTGCCCAAGGTCAATCGTGGCACCAGCCTGCGCGAAGCCCTGCTTGAGATGACCCAGAAAGGCCTGGGCATGACCGCCGTACTGGAAGACGACGGCCGCCTGGCCGGGGTCTTCACCGACGGTGACCTGCGCCGCGCCCTGGATAAAGGTATTGATGTGCGTGATGCGTGCATCGACGACGTCATGACGCCCAACGGCAAAACCGCTCGTGCTGATATGCTTGCCGCCGAAGCCCTGAAAATAATGGAAGACAACAAGATCAGCGCGCTGGTGGTGATCGATACCAGTGGTCGTCCTGTAGGCGCCTTCAACCTTGGCGATCTGCTGCGCGCGGGAGTGATGTGATGAACGACCTGCTGCAGCGCACTCACGCCATCAAACTGGCGATTTTCGATGTCGACGGCGTACTCACCGACGGCAAGCTGTACTTTCTCGTTGATGGCAGCGAGTTCAAGACCTTCAATACCCTGGATGGCCAGGGCATCAAGATGCTGATCAACTCTGGCGTACGCACGGCCATCATCAGCGGCCGCAAGACTCCCGTAGTCGAGCGCCGTGCACAGAACCTGGGTATCCAGCACTTGTACCAGGGCCGTGAAGACAAACTCGACGTGCTCGACGAACTGCTCGCCGAGCTGGGCCTCAGTTACGAGCAGGTGGCCTACCTGGGTGACGACTTGCCGGATCTGCCGGTAATCCGCCGTGTCGGCCTGGGTATGGCGGTAGCCAGCGGCAACGAATTTGTGCGCGAGCATGCCCACGGCGTCACACAAGCGCGCGGCGGCGAAGGTGCGGCACGCGAATTCTGCGAACTGATCATGCGTGGCCAGGGCACTCTCGAAGCCGCCCAAGCCGCCTACCTTTAGGGGTTTACTGATGTTGCGCAAATTCATCACACCCGTCCTGCTGACCTTCGGCGCCCTGCTGCTGGTGGCAGCCGGGTACTGGAACATCAACCCGGACAGTTTCTCCAGCGCCCCACAGCAGAGCGGCCCGGAAAATCCCATCGACTTCTACGCCGTAAATGCTCGCAGCGTGCAGTACCTGCCCGATGGCAAGGTGCAGAGCGACATGACCAGCGACCGCCTCGAGCACGTGCAAAGCACCGACATCACCCTGCTCACCGAACCGCGCATGAACCTGTTCCGCGGCACCGAACTCCCCTGGAAGGTACGCAGCGCCCGCGGTGAAGTAGGTCCCGATGGCGAAGAGGTCGAGTTGATCGACCAGGTTCGCGTTGAACGCACAGACGAAAAGGGCCGCGCCACTATACTTACCACCAGCCGCCTGACCGTATTCCCACAGAAGGAATATGCGCAGACCCAGCAAGCCGTTAGAATCGACGCGGCCAACGGGGTGACCACGGCACAAGGAATGAAAGCGTACTTGAATGACGGCAGGATGCTCCTGCAGTCCAACGTAAGAGGCCAGCATGAGGTTCGTTAAAACCCTCCCCCTACTTCTCAGCCTCGGCGCCACGCTCGGAAGCGCAAGCGCCTGGGCTCTGCCGAGCGACCGCGATCAACCGATCCGCGTGCAGGCCGACAGTGCTGAGCTGGACGACAAGCAAGGCGTGGCGGTGTACCGCGGCGATGTCGTCATCACTCAGGGCACTCTAAAAATCACTGGCGACACCGTCACCATCACCCAGAATGCACAGGGTGAAGTCGATGTGTTCACCTCGGTGGGCAAACCAGCCTATTACGAGCAGAAACCCTCGATCGACAAGCAAATCGTCAAGGCTTACGGCTTGACCATCCAGTACTTCGCGGCCAATGAGCGCATCGTACTGATCGACCAGGCCAAGGTGGTTCAGGAAGGCAACACCTTCGAAGGCGAGAAGATCGTCTATGACACCCAGCGCCAGATCGTCAATGCTGGCCGCGCCACGGGCAGCAACGTGTCGACCCCGCGCCCGCGTATCGACATGGTGATCCAGCCGCAGAAGAAACCCGCCGCCGAGCAGGGCCAATAACGATGGCGATTTTGAAAGCCCAGCACTTGGCCAAAAGCTATAAAGGCCGCCAGGTCGTTCGTGACGTCAGCCTGAGCATCGAAAGCGGCCAGATTGTTGGCCTGCTCGGCCCCAACGGCGCCGGCAAGACCACCTGTTTCTACATGATCGTCGGCTTGGTTCAGGCCGATCAGGGTCGCGTACTGATCGACGATCTCGACGTCAGCCACCAGCCCATGCATGGCCGTGCTCGCGCCGGGATCGGCTACCTGCCTCAGGAAGCCTCGATCTTTCGCAAGCTGAGTGTCTCCGACAACATCATGGCGATCCTGGAAACACGCAAGGATCTCAACCGCGCGCAGCGTCTGCAGGAGCTGGAAGGTCTGTTGCAGGAATTCCACATAACGCACATCCGCGACAACCTGGGCATGAGCCTCTCGGGTGGTGAGCGTCGCCGCGTGGAGATCGCCCGCGCCCTCGCCACTTCGCCGAAATTCATCCTTCTCGATGAGCCCTTCGCCGGCGTCGACCCGATCTCGGTCGGTGACATCAAGCAAATCATTCACCACCTCAAGGCCAAAGGCATTGGCGTGCTGATCACCGACCACAACGTGCGCGAAACCCTGGATATCTGCGAAACCGCCTATATCGTCAGCGACGGCCAACTGATCGCCGAGGGTGACTCCGCTGCGATCCTGGCCAACCAGGTGGTTAAGGAAGTTTACCTGGGCCACGAATTCCGCCTGTAACGGATTTCCCGCCGATGAGTACCCCTGAGAGCCTGTTACCCCACGACATGGTCGTAATGAAATGGTAACGGGCTCTAGGCAAAACACTCGGGTTCAGGCATATAATTTGCTTCCTAGTGGCGCTTTGGCGCCCTGTCGTGGATCGCGCACAGACGCCAGATAAGGTCTGCAATGAAACCATCGCTAGTCCTGAAAATGGGCCAGCAGCTGACGATGACACCGCAGCTGCAACAAGCCATTCGCCTGCTCCAACTGTCGACTCTGGATCTGCAACAGGAGATCCAGGAGGCACTGGAGTCAAACCCGATGCTCGAGCGTCAGGAAGAAGGCGACGACTTCGACAATTCGGATCCCATGGCCGACGGCGCGGAAAGTGCACCCACCGCGGCCGCCCAGGAAGAGAAATTTCAGGAGCCGACTTTCCAGGAAAACACCCAGACCGTCGATAACCTTGAAGAAGGCGATTGGGGCGAGCGTATCCCCAGCGAGCTGCCGGTCGACACCGCTT
Coding sequences:
- a CDS encoding BolA family protein — protein: MQALEVKSFLETKLPEVQVEVDGEGCNFQLNLISDELASLSPVKRQQQIYAHLNPWIADGSIHAVSMKFFSRADWAARS
- a CDS encoding STAS domain-containing protein; translation: MSSAAIVEQAPGVLALSGVLDYQSGPALREQGGRLIQATQASACVIDCSAVEKSSSVGLSLLLAYTRDAQAADKVLSIRGLPQDMNGIAKVCELHHVLPLEA
- a CDS encoding MlaC/ttg2D family ABC transporter substrate-binding protein; this encodes MIKTMRNSVVALLAALPLLAVAAPAAHEVVQETTQTLLADLKANKEQYRSNPDAFYNSLNEILGPVVDVDGVARSVMTVRYSREATPEQMTRFQENFKRSLMQFYGNALLEYNNQDIRVLPATGKQDPQRTSVNMEIRDGKGTVYPLSYTMVAMDGTWKLRNVVINGINVGKLFRDQFAQSMQNNRNDLDKVIDSWADTVARARQARGAS
- the mlaD gene encoding outer membrane lipid asymmetry maintenance protein MlaD, translating into MQNRSMEIGVGLFLLAGLLALLLLALRVSGLAPGNAVDTYKVYAHFENIAGLTMRAKVTMAGVSIGRVTAIDLDRDSYTGRVTMELDGSVDNLPLDSTASILTAGLLGEKYVGISVGGDEELLADGGTIHDTQSSLVLEDLIGKFLLNSVNRDQDSQ
- the mlaE gene encoding lipid asymmetry maintenance ABC transporter permease subunit MlaE codes for the protein MRRTSSLERVRLFGRAGIDVVATLGRSTIFLLRALFGRGTSGNSLQLLIKQLYSVGVLSLAIIVVSGLFIGMVLSLQGFSILAKYGSEQAVGQMVALTLLRELGPVVTALLFAGRAGSALTAEIGNMKSTEQLSSLAMIGVDPLKHIVAPRLWAGFISMPLLTMIFSVVGIWGGAMVAVDWLGVYEGSFWANMQNSVSFREDVLNGIIKSLVFAFVVTWIAVFQGYDCEPTSEGISRATTRTVVYASLAVLGLDFILTALMFGDF
- a CDS encoding ATP-binding cassette domain-containing protein, with product MSAENQYAVELKNVSFQRGERHIFKNVDICIPRGKVTGIMGPSGCGKTTLLRLIAAELRPSSGQIHVNGLNLPDLSRSELFDMRKQMGVLFQSGALFTDLDVFENVAFPLRVHTRLPEEMIRDIVLMKLQAVGLRGAIELMPDELSGGMKRRVALARAIALDPQILMYDEPFVGQDPIAMGVLVRLIRLLNDALGITSIVVSHDLAETASIADYIYIVGDSQVLGQGTPAELRDSENPRVRQFMQGTPDGPVPFHFQAPSYHDDLLGRR
- a CDS encoding KpsF/GutQ family sugar-phosphate isomerase; the protein is MNQTRDLIDSAQRTIRLEIEAVQELLPRIDADFVKACELILASKGRVVVVGMGKSGHIGNKIAATLASTGTTAFFVHPAEASHGDMGMITRDDVVLALSNSGSTAEIVTLLPLIKRLGITLISMTGNPESPLSKAAEVNLDTRVAKEACPLNLAPTSSTTASLVLGDALAIALLEARGFTAEDFAFSHPGGALGRRLLLKVENVMHAGDSLPKVNRGTSLREALLEMTQKGLGMTAVLEDDGRLAGVFTDGDLRRALDKGIDVRDACIDDVMTPNGKTARADMLAAEALKIMEDNKISALVVIDTSGRPVGAFNLGDLLRAGVM
- a CDS encoding KdsC family phosphatase, yielding MNDLLQRTHAIKLAIFDVDGVLTDGKLYFLVDGSEFKTFNTLDGQGIKMLINSGVRTAIISGRKTPVVERRAQNLGIQHLYQGREDKLDVLDELLAELGLSYEQVAYLGDDLPDLPVIRRVGLGMAVASGNEFVREHAHGVTQARGGEGAAREFCELIMRGQGTLEAAQAAYL
- the lptC gene encoding LPS export ABC transporter periplasmic protein LptC, which gives rise to MLRKFITPVLLTFGALLLVAAGYWNINPDSFSSAPQQSGPENPIDFYAVNARSVQYLPDGKVQSDMTSDRLEHVQSTDITLLTEPRMNLFRGTELPWKVRSARGEVGPDGEEVELIDQVRVERTDEKGRATILTTSRLTVFPQKEYAQTQQAVRIDAANGVTTAQGMKAYLNDGRMLLQSNVRGQHEVR
- the lptA gene encoding lipopolysaccharide transport periplasmic protein LptA, which codes for MRFVKTLPLLLSLGATLGSASAWALPSDRDQPIRVQADSAELDDKQGVAVYRGDVVITQGTLKITGDTVTITQNAQGEVDVFTSVGKPAYYEQKPSIDKQIVKAYGLTIQYFAANERIVLIDQAKVVQEGNTFEGEKIVYDTQRQIVNAGRATGSNVSTPRPRIDMVIQPQKKPAAEQGQ
- the lptB gene encoding LPS export ABC transporter ATP-binding protein, whose translation is MAILKAQHLAKSYKGRQVVRDVSLSIESGQIVGLLGPNGAGKTTCFYMIVGLVQADQGRVLIDDLDVSHQPMHGRARAGIGYLPQEASIFRKLSVSDNIMAILETRKDLNRAQRLQELEGLLQEFHITHIRDNLGMSLSGGERRRVEIARALATSPKFILLDEPFAGVDPISVGDIKQIIHHLKAKGIGVLITDHNVRETLDICETAYIVSDGQLIAEGDSAAILANQVVKEVYLGHEFRL